The following proteins come from a genomic window of Nicotiana tomentosiformis chromosome 12, ASM39032v3, whole genome shotgun sequence:
- the LOC138902342 gene encoding uncharacterized protein, which translates to MKSVMRFSKKGKLSPRYIRPFDILDRTGEVAYKLAFPPSLFAVHPVFHVSMLRKYYGDPSHVLDFSIVQLDKDLTYIEYLVAILDRQVRKLRSKGITSVKVQWMGHPVEEATWDTEHNMWSRYPHLFTTSVQVHLLVSVDRDHLLAGFIRDFKAVMQ; encoded by the exons atgaagagtgtgatgaggttcagtaagaagggaaagttgagccctaggtatatcagaccttttgatatCCTTGATAGGactggagaggtggcctacaagcttgcctttccacctagtttatttgcggttcacccggtgttccatgtctctatgcttcggaagtattatggtgatccgtctcatgttctaGACTTTAGcatagtccaattggacaaggatttgacttatattgagtatcttgtggctatcttggatcgacaagtccggaagttgagatcaaagggtattacttcagtgaaggttcaatggatgGGTCATCCGGTAGAGGAGGCAACATGGGACACCGAGCACAACATGtggagtcgttatcctcatctattcaccacttcgg TTCAG GTACATTTGCTCGTGTCTGTCGATAGAGATCACCTACTAGCTGGTTttatcagagacttcaag GCAGTGATGCAGTAG